The segment CGCGATCGCGCGGTGAGCCAGTGAACGCGCGCGAGACGGCCCTGCACGTCGTCCGCGACGTCTTTCCGGCGGTTGCCGGGAGCGAGCGCGGAGCCCAGGATGCGATGGAGTATCGTTCGCGCAAGGCGCAGCTCGATGCGCGCGATCGTGCGTTTGCGACGGAGCTCGCATACGGCGCCATCAAAATGCGGCGAACGCTCGATTTCTACTTGGAGCCCTTTATCGGCGAGCGGCCGCAGCCGCCGCCGCCGGCGATCCACGAGATTCTGCGCTTGGCCCTGTACGAGTTGGTCTTTACCCGCGCCGACGAGCATGCGACGGTTTTTGAATTCGTCAACCTCGCCAAAAAATACGGGCATCGCGGGGTGGCAAATCTCGTCAACGCGGTGCTGCGCGGATTCCTGCGTGACAGGCCGCCCGCGCCCACGCGTGCGTCGTTCGAATCCGAGGATGAGTACTTCGGCGTCGCGTATTCGCTACCGACGTGGCTCGTCAAGCAGTGGCGAGCGGTCTTCGGCGATGCGATGCTCGAATCGATTTGCGCCGCCGTGAACGATCCGGCTCGCAGCGCGATCACCGCGAATCCGCTGCTGATCTCGCGAGACGCGCTGGTGGCGCATCTGATCGAAAGCGGGATTGCGGCCGAGCCGTCGCCCTACGTCGGGGAATCCGTGCTGCTGAGCGATGCGTCGTATGCAGCGCGCAACGAGGCGCAGGCCCAGGGCCGCTGGTGGACGCAGTCCGAGAGCTCGGCCATGCCCGCGGCAATTCTCCATCCGCACCCGGCGGAAGCGGTACTCGACGTGTGTAGCGGCCGCGGCAACAAGGCTCTGCAACTCGGCAGCCGGCTTGCCGGGGACGGCACGCTGCTCTGCGTGGAGCGCGATCAACGCAAGGCCGTCGTGCTGGAGCGCCGGCTTGAGATCGCCGGGATCGCTGCCGGCGTCGTCGTCGGCGACGCGACCGGGCCGATCCTGGGTGCGAGCCAGCGCTTCGACCGCATCCTTTTGGATGCGCCGTGCTCCGGGACCGGCGTGGTCGGACGCCACCCCGAGGCGCGTTGGAAGAAGCAGCTCGGCGATGGCGAACGGCTAGCCCATACCCAGCGCGCCCTCCTCGATGCCTGCTCGTCGCATGCGTTCGAGGGAGGTGCATTGGTCTATGCGGTCTGCTCCACGGATCCGCGTGAAACCACCGAGGTGGTGAACGCATTTCTGGAGCGTCACCACTTCGAGCGCGGACTGATTCCGGGTGTTTTCGAACCGTTTCTGTCGGGCCTGGGCGACGTTGTCGTTCCGCCCGGCGTAGGCGGCCGCGACGGATTCTACATCGCACGTTTGGAGCGAGCGTCATAGGCAACAGAGCATGAGTTGGTTTGCGCGGATCGAGCAGGCGTGCGCCGCCTTCATCGAGCGCACGTTTGCGAAGTCTTTTCCGAGCGACCTCGATCCGGCACAAGTGGCTCGGAAGCTGGTATCGACGATGGAGGCTCGCACGCGCGGCGACGAAGGGCACTTGCTCGCTCCCGGGTCGTACATCGTCTACGTGCACCCGGAAGATTTCGAGCGGCTAGCCGACCATCGAGCCTACCTCGAGCGGGAATGGGCCGAATTGCTGCGAGACATGGCCGCGCGAGTGGGCGTCTATTTCTACGACGGCGGCCCCAAGGTATCGATGGAGGGGCGCGCGAGCGTCCCGGTGGGTTCGGTCGACGTCATCGTGGCGAGCGATGTGACGACCGCGATCAAGCAACCATCACCCCGAGGAGAGTCGCGGCGCTTTCACCTGCGGATGCTCAAAGGTGTTCCGGCGTACGGCGTCTATTTGATCGAGGGGAGGGCGAACGTGGGAAGAAGCGACGACAGCGATATCTTCTTGGTCGATCCGAGCGTCTCTCGAACGCATGCGATCGTAGAGATGGAGGGCGACACGCCGATCGTTCGCGATCTCGAATCGACGAACGGAACCTTCGTGAACGGCGAGCGCGTGGGCAAACGTCGCTTGATGCCGGGCGACGTCCTCGGCTTCGGCAACACGCAGATGCGCTTGGAGACGCTGGGCGAGTGAACTTCGCGGCGCAGATGCGGATCGGATCGCTTGAGATCTCTGCCGCGTTGATGGCGGTCGCTGCAATTGCGGTGATTCCACGCCGGCGGATCGCTTCGGAGATCGGCGCTATCGCGCCGATGCGGGTGCGCTTTCGCGCCATCGAGTTTGGCACGCCGCGCTCGCTCGAGGCCGTTTGTCCGATCGTGGTTGGACGTAGCCCGGAGGCTGGACTCGTCCTCGCGGATTCTGAGGTGAGCCGGCGGCACGCGCGCTTCGAAACCGAACGAGGAACGGTCTTCGTGCGCGATCTGCAGAGCCGCAACGGAACGTTTCTCAACGGGCGCCGATTGCACGATGCGATCGAAGTGCGCGTCGGCGACGCAATCGACGTCGGCACCACGCGCTTGGTGGTAGAGGATATCTCGCCGTGGACGTAGCGATACGCGGGGATCGCGCGGGGTGCTTGACGATGCAACTCGCGGAACACACGTGGTTATTCGCCGTCGCGGCCGGCTTCGGTCGTATCGACGGACAGCCCAGCGCACCCGCAGCGCTCGCACGCGTGCGATCGGAGGGGGAGCGACGCGTGCGCGGCGAGCGTTTCCGTCGCGCGATCGATCGCCCCGCGGCCGCATCCAATGCGTTGCTGAGCATTCTGGCTCGGGTCAACGCCGATCTGTTCGTACGCAGCGCGGCGCACGCCGACTACATTACCGCCGGCTGCTCGATGACGGCCGTGCTCGTGGTGCGGGGACGCGGCTACGTCGTTCACGCCGGAGGGACCGCCGCGTATCTCGCGCACGGCGGCAGCGTCCGCGCGTTAACCGCCGACGATTCGTTTGAGGACGTTCCGCGCCCACTCCTGGCACGCGCGCTGGGGACCAGCCCGAACCTCGACGTCTGCGTTTCGAATTTTGCGCTGCAGCCCGGCGACGTCGTCGTGCTGGTGGCGCACCGCCTGCAAGGCGACATCGATCGCGAGCGATTGATCGCGCACGTCGAACGAGCCGCTGCGAACGAACACCTGCTGGTGGTGCGATTCGACGATACCGACCGTGAAGGACGCGGCGCGCCGGCGATCCTTCAAGGCCGCCCTCCGCTGGCTGTCACGCGGTGGTTGATACGCTGCGCCGCGACGCTCGCGACGCTGGCCCTGGCAAGCACGGGGTGGCTGCGCTGACGCTCGTTCTGCGACGCGTCCTGCCGATGGTTGTCGCGCTCCTCGTGAGCGCGGTGATGTTGCACTTCGCTCCGCCGCAGACGCTCGGATCGCCATGGCTGCTGGGAGCGCTCGCGGTGCTGGCCCTCGCCTGGGTCGTCCTGGCGCCGATGCAGGCCAAGCGGGACGATATGCTGCCCGCCCTAGCGATCGTGCTTTGCGGGCTCGGTTTGACGCTCGTTGCGCGCGTTTCACCGCAACTGGCGCTCAAACAGCAATGGTGGCTGCTCGTCTCGCTCGTCATCGCCATAGCGGTGGGACCCGCGTGCGCGAACGTGCGTCGCCTAGCTTCGTACAAGTATCTCTGGGTATTGGGTTCGCTGATTCTCTTCGTGCTGCTGGTGATCTTCGGGCAAGAAGTCAACGGCGCTAAGCTCTGGATCACCATCGGGCCGGTGCACTACGAGCCGATCGAACTCATCAAGCTCTTTATCGTGTTCTTCTTGGCGGCATACTTGGCGGAGACGGCGGACGTGATTGCCGCCGCGCGGCCGTGGTCGTTACGCGCCAATCTCAAATATCTCGGCCCGCTCTTCATCGGGTGGGGCGCCTCGATGGCCATTCTCATCCTGCAGCGCGATCTCGGGATGGCCGCACTGCTGCTCGCGACGTTTGCAACGCTGCTCTACGTTGCGACGCGGCGCATCGATATCGTCGTGTTCGGCATGGCGATCTTCGCGGTTGCCGCGTTCTGGGCGATGCATCACTTTCCGTATGTCCAGACGCGCGTGGCGGTGTGGCGAGATCCGTTTTCGTCGCCGCTGGGCGCGGGGTATCAATCGTCGCAGGGATATTATGCGCTGTCGGCCGGAGGCTTATTCGGCACCGGCTATCGGCTTGGCCACCCCGGGTTTATTCCGGACGTTGCGACCGACTATATCTACGCGGCGTTCTCCGAAGAGTTCGGTTGGATCGGCGCCATCATCGTCCTCACCGCGTTCCTCGGCATGGTTCGCAGGATGCTTGCGGTCGGGATGGAGCAACCCGATTTGTACGCGAAGCTGCTCGCGACAGGGCTCGGCGCGACGCTGGGATTTCAAGTCTTCATCATCGTGGGCGGCGTTATCGGCGTGTTTCCGCTCACCGGCATCACGTTGCCGTTTATTTCGTACGGAGGAAGTTCGCTGGTCGCGAACTTCCTCTTGGTTTCGCTGGTGTGGGCGATGAGCGGCCGCGTCGCGGCACGCAGGAATGCGTAATTGGTTCTGGAGCACCCTGATCGTTCTCGCGCTCGTAGCGATCGTTGCGGGCTATGTAAGCGGTAGCGGCGCCGCTCATCCGCCGCCGACGGTGGCACGCGGCGCGAGCCACGTGGCGCCGGCGCGGCGTCCCCGCATCCGCGAGGTTGCGGTTCGCGATCTGTTCTCGCGCGACGCCGTCGAGATCGGCCATCCGCTGATGGCGCGGGTGGGACGGCGGCCGCAGCGGTTGAGCATCGTGGTCGGCCTGTGCGGGCAGTCGGTTGCGGTCGAGTCGGGCTTCCTCGGATTGGGCGTGCCGCTGACCTTCGATCTCGATCCCCACGCCGCGCAAGCCGCTGCTTTCGCCGCCGACGTCCGCGCGGCCGGAGACCGCCTGTACGTTCACCTGGAGCGTCCGCCGAGCGCGAGCGAATTGGCGTCGTTGCGGGCACAACTAGGACAATTCGACGGCGTTGCTTCGCGCCGCTCCGCGGGGATGGCTGCGGCTCTAACCGGGCAGACGCTGGCTTTCTTCGACGAACGCGGCGAGGCCGACGCACGCCCGTTTCGACGCGACGGCGTCCCCTTCGTGCAGCGGGATATGACCGTCGACGACCGGGCGCAGCGGTCGTATATCGCCTATATGCTGCGCCGGGCCGCCGAGCGTTCCGAATACGAAGGAGCATCGGTGACGTTGATGCGTCCGACGCCCACCTCGCTTGCCGCGCTGGTAGGGTTTTTGCGCGATAGCCACACGGACATCGTCGCCGCGCGCTAGAATAGACAGCCTAGCGAACGGGGTGCGCGCATTGGTTGAACGGCCTTGTGGAAAGGCGTATATCGGTGTCCTGGCGCGCGTTGATGCTGCTGTGCTGCGTGCTCGCGACCTCGGCTCATGCCGAAGCGGCGGCGATAGCTTTGCCCGCCGATCGCCAGGCGATGTCGATCCTCTCGCAGACATCGGTTGCGAGCGGCGCCTTACCGGAGGCCGCCGTGCTGTCCGGGCGCGCGCTTTTTGAGCCCTATCGGGCCGGTGCGCTACGCGGCTCGCCCGTCGATGTGTGGATGCGGGTACGCATCGGCCCGGTTCCGGCGGGCGCGCGCTGGTTTCTGCGGCTCTCGGTCGTCGATCGCGTCGACGCTTACGTTCCGCTTCGCAGTGGCGTCTACGTGCGCCAGCGCAGCGGCGTCGACATCCCGTTTGTCGCGCGCACGGTTCCTTACACGCTGCCGACATTCGTTATTACGCCCGCCAATTCCGGTCGGCTGCCGATCTATCTGCATCTGCGCTTTCATCCCGACCAACGCTTGACGCTGACGCTGCAGGACGCGCCCCGCTTCTATCGAGCCTCGTTGCTACGTCGCTTCATGCAGGGCGTGTTTCTCGGCGTTCTCTTGGCGGTGTTGCTGTTCAACGTGTACGCGTTCGTCGCGCTTAGAGACGCAACGGCCTTGTGGTATTCGAGTTTTATTCTCGCGCTCGCGCTGTACGAAATCGTCACCACCGGCGTCGGCAGCGAATACCTATGGCCGGACCGCGGCGGCAACGCGCGATTGGCGGTATTGCTCACCGGCACGCTTGCGTTTGCTACGTACCTGCTGTTTGCGCGCGCCTTCCTGCTGCTGCGCCGCAACCTTCCATGGATGGATAGGCTCATCGTCGGGCTTTTCATCGTGCAGACGCTCGTCGCGACCGCTCAATACGCGCTTGCGACGGGAAGGGTGTTGGTCGCACCGTTATTGATCGTGCAAGCCGCGTTGATGTTGAGTGTCGCCGCGGTCGGCATCGTCCGCTGGAGGCAGGGCTTCGAAGCGGCGCGGTTCTTTTCGATCGCGTTCGCCCCGATGTTGATCGGCGTCGCCGCGAATCTGTACTACGACGCCTACCTCCCGGTCGGCGCGCTGTGGTCTTGGGCCGCCTACGGAATCGAAACGGGGGCGACGCTCCAATGCGTCATCATGACCTTTAGCGTGCTCGATCGCATCCAAACGCTCGACCGCCAACGCCATGCAGTCGAACTCGCGCTCTCGAACCAAGCGCTGCGGAACAAGGAGTTGCGAGAGATCGCGCTCACCGATCCGCTTTCCGGTATCCCGAATCGGCTCGCATTCTACGACGGCATTCGCGAGGCGATCGAGCGCGCAAACGGTACCGCCGAGATGGTAGGAGTGCTGTTCATCGACGTCGATGGATTCAAGCACGTCAACGATGCATACGGGCATTCGACCGGCGACGAACTGCTGCGCATCGTCGCTCGGCGCTTGACGACGGTCATTCGCGAGTCGGATATGGCCGCTCGGATCGGCGGCGACGAATTCGCAGTGCTCGTGCGATCGGTTGCGGATGTCAACGAATTAGAACACGCGCGCGAGCGCGTCTTCGCCGCTTTTCTGGAACCTATCGTGATTGATACGCGGAGTTTACGGGTATCGTTGAGCGTCGGCATCGGCGTGTATCCGATGGATGGCGCGAGCGTAGATGAGGTGATCGACGCAGCCGATCGCTCGATGTACGAGCAGAAGCAACGCCACGCGGCGATGGCCGGACGCGCAGGCGGCCTCGGCGATTACCGCGTACTGACGAATAGCGATGTCCTTATGGAGGGTGATCGAAGTGAACCGATACTATAAGCTGGGCCTTGTGGCTGCTGCGCTCACGCTGACACTTGCTGCGTGCGCCAAATCATCGACTTCCGAAACGTCGAGCTCGGCCGCGACCACCGCGGTACCGATGGCCTCGGCAAGCGCCGGTGCCATGACGGCCGCCAACGGTGCCATGGCGAGCGACGGAGCCAAGGTGTACCAGACGAACTGTTCGAGCTGTCACCAGGCCACCGGCGAGGGCGTTCCCTCGACGTTTCCTCCGCTGGCCGGAAACGCAACCGTGGTCGGCGACGCCACGAAGGTGATCCACATCGTGAAATACGGCCTGAAGGGCCAGATCGTCGCGAAGGGAGTAACCTATAACGGCGAGATGCCCGCGTGGGGGACGCAGCTCTCCGACGCCGATATCGCCGCGGCGGTCACCTATATTCGCTCGAGTTGGGGCAACAAGGCCGGCGCAGTAACCACCGCTGAAGTGAAGGCGGTCGCGCAGTAGTCGCGTACGCCCGCGATCAGCCGATTTTCACGCTGAGCATCGAGATCGAGCCGCCGTCGACGCCTTCGACCGGGAACGCGATCGGATCGTTCGGCGCGCGCATCGCCAGGACGTAGAGTAGCGGGAGATAGTGCTCGGGGGTGGGCGCGCACAGGAGCGCGTCCTCTCCGAGGGACTCGTAGTCGACGAGCGGTTCGTCGTTACCAAGCAGCATCGCTTCGCGCGCATAGGCTTCGAAACGTACCGCCCAGTCGAAGGGTGCGACGCTGTGGCGACCCCACGCGAACGTGTGAAGGTTGTGAACCAAATTTCCGCTTCCCACGACGAGCACGCCCTCATCGCGTAGCGGCGCAAGGCGTTGCGCCAGCCGATAATGGGCTCGCGCGTCGAGCGTTTCGTCGAGGCTCAGTTGCACGACGGGGATATCGGCGTTCGGGAAGGCGTGCACGAGTACCGACCACGTCCCGTGATCGAGACCCCATGCGAAATCCAGCCCGGCCGGCGTCGGAGCCAGGAGACCGCGCACGCGCTCCGCAAGCGCGGGCGAGCCCGGCGCCGGATATTGCACGCGATAGAGTTCGGGCGGAAAACCGCCGAAATCGTGAATCGTGCGTGGAGTATCCATCGCGGTAACGTGCGTTCCCGGGAGGTACCAATGGGCGGAGACCGCCAGGATCGCGCGCGGTCGCGGGGTGCTCTGCCCGATCGCTTGCCAACCGCGCGTGTAGTCGTTGTCGTCTAATGCATTGAGCGGGTTTCCGTGGCCGAAAAAGACGACCGGCATGCGTTCCGTCATAACGATTGCGAACCGAACGCGGCGCCGGCGGTTGCGCGATCGCGTTCACGCAACCGAGCGGAATTCGGTATCGAACAGCTCGCAGACATAGGCAAACATCGCCGGGTCGAGGTGGGCTAGGCGGCTGCGCGTGGCTCGCGGCCACGCGGATGCCGGATCGTTCGCTTCGATAAACGCTCTCAACGACTCCGCAAAGTATTCGTCGATGCCGGTCGCTGCGTACGGCGTCACGAAGGCTCGCGCGTTGGAGAAGCAGCGGCGGATCCGCGGATCGATGCCCGAGCGATAGATGCCCGCGCCCAGAGCGCAATCCAGCGCGTGCCCGAATTCGTGAGCCACCGTCATCGGGCTGCGCGAACGAAGATAGACGGTGCGCTCTTCCACGACGAAGAGCCCGGCGGGCGGGGCGGGCCAGCTATCGACGTCGATTCCAAGCCGCTGCAAGGCCGGCGAAGCCTGGGAGTATCGCTCGGATCGGCGTAGCGGCACGACGCGGATCCCGCGCTCGAATGCGTAGTGCAGCGCGCCGATGCCGAAACGCTGGAGCGTTTCGCAGATCGCGGAGTGGCCCAGAAGGCTACGTTCCGGCGCGAGTAAACGGTGGGCGACTGCCGTGGGAGTAGCGGACATCCACACGAGCATCGAGCATCGCGATTGCCGAAAACGAGCCGGCATATGAACGCGGCGTGACTCGATGCGATGCTAGTGCTGGCCTAACGCCGCGCGGTCGTGTATGGTTTTGAGGTTATGCGCGCCCTACACCCTCACATCGAGCGGCACTTTACCGCCTCGGAAGCCGTTCGCGACGTCGTCATCGGAATGTCGGATGGGTTGACCGTTCCCTTTGCACTGGCGGCCGGCATCTCGGGTGCTTTTGCGCAATCGCATTTCGTCGTTACGGCGGGCGTGGCGGAATTGGCCGCGGGCGGAATTGCAATGGGCCTGGGTGGTTATCTGGCGGCTCGCACCGAGCGCGAGCACTATCAGAACGAACTGCGGCGCGAACGCGACGAAGTCGAACGCATTCCCGATCACGAACGCGGCGAAGTGATCGAAATCTTCGAGGGATACGGGCTACGCGGCGATGCGCTCGAGCGTGTGGTCGATGCGATTACGGCGGACCCCGAGCGATGGATCGATTTTATGATGCGTTTCGAATTGGGATTGGAGGCACCCGATCCGAAGCGCGCGCGGAGCGCGGCGGCGATCATCGGCGGATCGTACGTTATCGGCGGTCTCGTTCCACTGTTACCGTACATGTTGATTGCCGATACCGGTCGCGCGTTCGTCGTGTCGGCGATCATCACGATGCTGGCGTTAGCAATCTTCGGCGTGGTAAAAGGGCGCTTCACGGGAGTCGCTCCGCTTAAAGCGGGCTTCCAGACGCTCGCCATCGGCGGCGCTGCGGCTATTGCGGCTTACGCGCTCGCCAAATGGATCGCGTAGCGTAGGCCATTACTCCCACTTTGCCTAAAGCTCCGGGAGTCGCCGCGCCACGCGCGAATCCTATTGTGTCATATGACGCAAATCGGCGAGCTCGTTCTCGATGCTGCCGCGCATCGCGTATATGTCGACGGCGTTACGGTTCAGCTGACGCCGGCGGAGTTTCGGATTCTCGCCGCGCTTTGCGAGAGTCCCGGGCAAGTCTTTACGCGCTCGCAGTTGCTCGACCGGTTAAGTGACGGCGGATCGATTTACGAGCGAACGCTGGACCGGCACATCAATAACTTACGCAAGAAAATCGAACCGAACCCGCGCGACCCGCAGTACGTGCAAACGGTGTACGGAGTCGGCTACCGCGTCAGGCGGCCCTAGGCCGAATCTTCCAGGCGCGAACACGCGGCGCAGCGTCCCCGGAAGTGCACGGTAGCGTTCGCGATCGCGCCGCCGATCTGTGCCGCTAGTGCGGTGGTGACGGTGGCCGGAATCGAGAAATCGACGTCCTGTACGTCGCCGCATCGGTCGCAGCGGAAGTGTGCGTGTGCGGGTCCCGCCGGCTCGTAATAGGCGCGCTCCGCTCCGTGTGGCGTAATCTCCGAGACCAGCCCGAGGTCGCGAAGCTTGGTGACGGCCCGGTAGACGGTCGTGAAACCGATCCGCGGCTGCCTGGATTGGGCTAGCGCGAAGAGATCGGCCATGGCGAGGTGCCGCCCGATCCCCTGCTCCTGAACGATTTCATAGACCAGGCGGTGGCTTTTGGAGAGGGGGGCGTGGGGAGCGGAGGGGTTCATGGCGCTATCCTACCACGACGCGCGAAGCCTTGTCGAAAGCGGAAGTCGTTTTCATGCGGGCCGGTCTTTCCGCCCCTTTCTCCCAGAGGGTGCAGGAATCGGGTCTTTATTAAAAATAATAATGCATTATATATCATGAGCGCTCGTAGTAAGGGACCAGCCGAAGAGGTCATCCGGGGGCCGATCAAGTCCAAAACGGTCTTCCCCGTCCTGATTCTCCACCTGCTGGCCACGGAACCCGACCATGGGTCCGGCTTGATGCAACGCATCGAGTCTCTCTGCCACGGGCTATTGGCCGTGAATACCAACACGATCTACCCGCTGTTGCGGCGATTAGAGGAACGCGGGTTTATCGTCGGCGAGTGGGAGCATCCAACCAAGCGCTCCCGGCGGTATTACCGCATCACCGACGACGGACGCGCTCGCCTCGACCGCATCAAAACTGGAATGTTGCCCTACCTTGACATGCTCGCCGGATCGATCGCTCGGCTTCGCCGCGAGCTCTACGACGCCGACGCGACAGCACAACCGCGCACGAGCGGAACGCTGCGCGCCAACGGCGTCACCTCCACTGCAACGTCTGCGCTAGCCTAGCGGAAAGAATCACCACTGCCATGAGTACGTATCAAGCCCCCCT is part of the Candidatus Dormiibacterota bacterium genome and harbors:
- the ygiD gene encoding 4,5-DOPA dioxygenase extradiol: MTERMPVVFFGHGNPLNALDDNDYTRGWQAIGQSTPRPRAILAVSAHWYLPGTHVTAMDTPRTIHDFGGFPPELYRVQYPAPGSPALAERVRGLLAPTPAGLDFAWGLDHGTWSVLVHAFPNADIPVVQLSLDETLDARAHYRLAQRLAPLRDEGVLVVGSGNLVHNLHTFAWGRHSVAPFDWAVRFEAYAREAMLLGNDEPLVDYESLGEDALLCAPTPEHYLPLLYVLAMRAPNDPIAFPVEGVDGGSISMLSVKIG
- a CDS encoding transcriptional repressor — translated: MNPSAPHAPLSKSHRLVYEIVQEQGIGRHLAMADLFALAQSRQPRIGFTTVYRAVTKLRDLGLVSEITPHGAERAYYEPAGPAHAHFRCDRCGDVQDVDFSIPATVTTALAAQIGGAIANATVHFRGRCAACSRLEDSA
- a CDS encoding winged helix-turn-helix domain-containing protein; amino-acid sequence: MTQIGELVLDAAAHRVYVDGVTVQLTPAEFRILAALCESPGQVFTRSQLLDRLSDGGSIYERTLDRHINNLRKKIEPNPRDPQYVQTVYGVGYRVRRP
- a CDS encoding FtsW/RodA/SpoVE family cell cycle protein gives rise to the protein MAALTLVLRRVLPMVVALLVSAVMLHFAPPQTLGSPWLLGALAVLALAWVVLAPMQAKRDDMLPALAIVLCGLGLTLVARVSPQLALKQQWWLLVSLVIAIAVGPACANVRRLASYKYLWVLGSLILFVLLVIFGQEVNGAKLWITIGPVHYEPIELIKLFIVFFLAAYLAETADVIAAARPWSLRANLKYLGPLFIGWGASMAILILQRDLGMAALLLATFATLLYVATRRIDIVVFGMAIFAVAAFWAMHHFPYVQTRVAVWRDPFSSPLGAGYQSSQGYYALSAGGLFGTGYRLGHPGFIPDVATDYIYAAFSEEFGWIGAIIVLTAFLGMVRRMLAVGMEQPDLYAKLLATGLGATLGFQVFIIVGGVIGVFPLTGITLPFISYGGSSLVANFLLVSLVWAMSGRVAARRNA
- a CDS encoding VIT1/CCC1 transporter family protein; this translates as MRALHPHIERHFTASEAVRDVVIGMSDGLTVPFALAAGISGAFAQSHFVVTAGVAELAAGGIAMGLGGYLAARTEREHYQNELRRERDEVERIPDHERGEVIEIFEGYGLRGDALERVVDAITADPERWIDFMMRFELGLEAPDPKRARSAAAIIGGSYVIGGLVPLLPYMLIADTGRAFVVSAIITMLALAIFGVVKGRFTGVAPLKAGFQTLAIGGAAAIAAYALAKWIA
- a CDS encoding PadR family transcriptional regulator, giving the protein MSARSKGPAEEVIRGPIKSKTVFPVLILHLLATEPDHGSGLMQRIESLCHGLLAVNTNTIYPLLRRLEERGFIVGEWEHPTKRSRRYYRITDDGRARLDRIKTGMLPYLDMLAGSIARLRRELYDADATAQPRTSGTLRANGVTSTATSALA
- a CDS encoding transcription antitermination factor NusB, giving the protein RSRGEPVNARETALHVVRDVFPAVAGSERGAQDAMEYRSRKAQLDARDRAFATELAYGAIKMRRTLDFYLEPFIGERPQPPPPAIHEILRLALYELVFTRADEHATVFEFVNLAKKYGHRGVANLVNAVLRGFLRDRPPAPTRASFESEDEYFGVAYSLPTWLVKQWRAVFGDAMLESICAAVNDPARSAITANPLLISRDALVAHLIESGIAAEPSPYVGESVLLSDASYAARNEAQAQGRWWTQSESSAMPAAILHPHPAEAVLDVCSGRGNKALQLGSRLAGDGTLLCVERDQRKAVVLERRLEIAGIAAGVVVGDATGPILGASQRFDRILLDAPCSGTGVVGRHPEARWKKQLGDGERLAHTQRALLDACSSHAFEGGALVYAVCSTDPRETTEVVNAFLERHHFERGLIPGVFEPFLSGLGDVVVPPGVGGRDGFYIARLERAS
- a CDS encoding FhaA domain-containing protein, with translation MSWFARIEQACAAFIERTFAKSFPSDLDPAQVARKLVSTMEARTRGDEGHLLAPGSYIVYVHPEDFERLADHRAYLEREWAELLRDMAARVGVYFYDGGPKVSMEGRASVPVGSVDVIVASDVTTAIKQPSPRGESRRFHLRMLKGVPAYGVYLIEGRANVGRSDDSDIFLVDPSVSRTHAIVEMEGDTPIVRDLESTNGTFVNGERVGKRRLMPGDVLGFGNTQMRLETLGE
- a CDS encoding divergent polysaccharide deacetylase family protein, whose amino-acid sequence is MRNWFWSTLIVLALVAIVAGYVSGSGAAHPPPTVARGASHVAPARRPRIREVAVRDLFSRDAVEIGHPLMARVGRRPQRLSIVVGLCGQSVAVESGFLGLGVPLTFDLDPHAAQAAAFAADVRAAGDRLYVHLERPPSASELASLRAQLGQFDGVASRRSAGMAAALTGQTLAFFDERGEADARPFRRDGVPFVQRDMTVDDRAQRSYIAYMLRRAAERSEYEGASVTLMRPTPTSLAALVGFLRDSHTDIVAAR
- a CDS encoding FHA domain-containing protein — its product is MNFAAQMRIGSLEISAALMAVAAIAVIPRRRIASEIGAIAPMRVRFRAIEFGTPRSLEAVCPIVVGRSPEAGLVLADSEVSRRHARFETERGTVFVRDLQSRNGTFLNGRRLHDAIEVRVGDAIDVGTTRLVVEDISPWT
- a CDS encoding cytochrome c — translated: MNRYYKLGLVAAALTLTLAACAKSSTSETSSSAATTAVPMASASAGAMTAANGAMASDGAKVYQTNCSSCHQATGEGVPSTFPPLAGNATVVGDATKVIHIVKYGLKGQIVAKGVTYNGEMPAWGTQLSDADIAAAVTYIRSSWGNKAGAVTTAEVKAVAQ
- a CDS encoding diguanylate cyclase; protein product: MSWRALMLLCCVLATSAHAEAAAIALPADRQAMSILSQTSVASGALPEAAVLSGRALFEPYRAGALRGSPVDVWMRVRIGPVPAGARWFLRLSVVDRVDAYVPLRSGVYVRQRSGVDIPFVARTVPYTLPTFVITPANSGRLPIYLHLRFHPDQRLTLTLQDAPRFYRASLLRRFMQGVFLGVLLAVLLFNVYAFVALRDATALWYSSFILALALYEIVTTGVGSEYLWPDRGGNARLAVLLTGTLAFATYLLFARAFLLLRRNLPWMDRLIVGLFIVQTLVATAQYALATGRVLVAPLLIVQAALMLSVAAVGIVRWRQGFEAARFFSIAFAPMLIGVAANLYYDAYLPVGALWSWAAYGIETGATLQCVIMTFSVLDRIQTLDRQRHAVELALSNQALRNKELREIALTDPLSGIPNRLAFYDGIREAIERANGTAEMVGVLFIDVDGFKHVNDAYGHSTGDELLRIVARRLTTVIRESDMAARIGGDEFAVLVRSVADVNELEHARERVFAAFLEPIVIDTRSLRVSLSVGIGVYPMDGASVDEVIDAADRSMYEQKQRHAAMAGRAGGLGDYRVLTNSDVLMEGDRSEPIL